In the Urocitellus parryii isolate mUroPar1 chromosome 1, mUroPar1.hap1, whole genome shotgun sequence genome, CAACCAGGGACAAAGTCATGAGGAAAATGTGAGAATCCTCTGATTAATTTGACATATGAATTGTGCATTCTGTGCTAATATCAAACAAATCAGTTGTGCTGGTGGTAGGAGGTGGTGCCATTGCCCATGATTTTGGCCAATCTCTCAAGATTGAGAGGTGACAAAGGGGTTAATTGCTAAATTGTTTGCCTAATGTTTCATCCTTCCACGTTCTAAACTTGATCCAACGCTACCTCTGTCCACAGTGAACTGTAGCATCATCTACATATCAAAAAGCAGCATCCTAAAATCAGCAATGAATAACCAGAAAAATGTGATcagaaaaattaatgtatttgtaaaagaataaaagtgaataaactCTTATCaattaatgcaaataataaaaaaaaaaatcggaaCACCCCTGGACTAGAAAATGTTACAAGGTAGGAAGGTTGAGAGAAAGTAATGTATCTATAAATTAGATTGAGTATTAAAGTAGAATGCACCAAAACCAATCTGCACTATAATAGCACCTCCAAAACCTTCAGCTGTtacatttttcagaaatttaCATGAGGATTCCAACATTTACACAGGAATTCAAGAGACCTAGCATAGCTGAAACTGGCCAGAGTGACAGAATTGAGAAACTCACTTCCTAGCTTTGAGCCTACCATGACACTGTCATATTCCAGGTCACATAAGACAGAGAGGCAGATCCCTACTACAGAACTAAGGATCCATAAGTAAATAGTGAATCTATGATTAACCAGGTTTTAAGAGTGTATATAATCAATTCAAGAGGAAAATCacgaattttttaaaaaaataaatggtactATCACAATTTGATAGCCACCTGCAAAAGAATGGAACTGAACAGTACCTCCCACTACAGGATAGGTCTGTATTAATGCAAGAATGAAAGCCGCCATGCTCTTAAAGAAAAACTATGCCTACATCTTTCTGACTTAGTTTAAACAATATTTCTTAGAATAAACAGAAGTTGAACTCGATCAAAAGCATAAGTTTTGTAAtccaaaaacattaaataaagttaaaagacaGCTCaccaaataagagaaaatatttgcaaattatacatCTGACAAAGGTATAAGGTTTAGAAGATATAAGTGCTctgacaaattaaaaccaaaaagacAATCAAGTTGAAATGAATCTTAATGGACATTCCTTCAAAGGTATATTGCAAATGATCACAAGCAAgtgaaaaatgctcaatatcattagtcataatataaatcaaaatcacaatgaatgAAATACAACTTCATGCCCAATAGAATGGCTAAAACCCAAAAAGGAGAGAATAACACAGGATGGGTAGGATGTGAAGCTCTTGAAACCCACAGACATTGTTGGAGGAAACAGTTTGCAGCCACTATGAAAACCAGATGATCAGTGTCTGTAAATTAAAGAGAATTTCCACGTGCTGGAGCAAATCCACCTCCAGGTATGCACACAGGAGGTTTGAAAACATGTCTCATGAAAACCTGTGCATGAATGCTTGaggtagcattattcacaagagtcaaaataagaaaatattccaaagacTTAATTATTATTGactgaacaaataaaatgtaggaCAATCTTTCCAAGGAATACTGCTAATTTGCATGTGAGAATGTAGCATTGATCATGCTTCCACATGACACAtgaaaacattatactaagtaGAAGCCAGTCCAAAGACCACATCCCATTCATGTGTGACGTCCCAACAGGCAAATCTATAGCCAAAGTAGTGCTGGCCAAGGACAGGGAAGGAGGGGATGAGGAATAACTGCTAGAGATTATGAGATTTCTTTTTGGAGTGATGTTTGCacaaatatatgaacatattAACATCCACTGAAATGTACACCTATCCTTGTTAAATTTACCTAAAACAAAAGCATTAAGAATATTCTACTtgtccaaaaatattttatagtgccCCAAGGAATGAAATAGATTATAACACATGGTCATAAAAGCATAAGCTGAAGGTTTagttagaaaaaatttttttaaataatacacatGATGCAACAAagattggatttaaaataaaagcacagaaatCCAGGCAATGATTGGCTTCAATTCTCAAAAATATTGCAGATTTACATACACAGATTACAATCTTGTGAAAACAGCTTGGGAACATAAATGTTTTATCAAAGTATGGGCAACTTAtggatattaattaattaatttggacAGATTTAGAGgccagaaatatttttcaataaaactttagtGAGTTTTATGGGATTATGTATAATAAGTCACTTTTGAGCTGTGCAAAAAATTATGACCAGCAGTTCCTGAAACTGAGAGTTTGCTAACTTCTCCAAACAGATCCGTGGCTGATGTAAGAATGAGAGAGGAGTAAGACGATCACAATCATAAGGATGATTCTGCAGTCAAAAGGAATGAATTGCTTTTGGACTCATTAAAGTATCCACTTttaatataaagatgaaaaaagaataaatttctaagagattttatttattttagaaattcattTCCTCCCTGTcataaaatgctaaatattttatatagacatAAAAGTTATTTGGATAGATTCCCTGTTCCTAAATGCTTGGGAAGGAAGTAAAGAAGGATCAGGATTAAAATAGACAGGACAGGTCTGAGCATCAGTAAACCTGAAGTACAGGTGGGAATGAATCAGGAACACAGAGGTATCTCTCCAAACACAGAGGAAAACTGCAACCCCTGCTCTCCACTGAGGTCAGAATCTGCAGATGGACCCCTGGCCTGGAAGACCAGCATCCTGGACAGACCCTCAGCAGACGCTGGAGAAAGTCACAGTAACCTTCCTCTCCTCAGGAGCTTCCTGAGCCCCCTGGACACCTCCCTGTTGCGCAGGCTGTAGATGagggggttcagcatgggggtgaggATGGTGTAGAAGGCCGACACCATCTTGTCCTGCTCTGCTGTGTGGGTGGAGGCCGGTCTCATGTATATGAACATGGCAGCCCCATAGTAGAGTCCCACCACCATGAGGTGAGAGGAGCAGGTGGtgaaggctttgtggcggctttCTCCAGAGCCCATGCGGAGGACAGCTCGGAGGACACGGGAATAGGACGTGACAATGACTGAAACTGGCAGGATGAGCATCACCACACAACAGACGAACATCAGCCTTTGAAACACAGACGTGTCTGTGCAGGAGAGAGGCAAGAGGCCAgccacttcacagaaaaagtgatGGATTTCCAGAGAGCCACAGTAGGAGAACGATAGGGCAGCTGCCAGCACAATGATGCCATCAAGAGACCCCAAGATCCAGGAAGCCACCGCCATGAGCACACAGAGTTTCTGACTCATGAGGATGGAGTACCGAAGGGGATGGCAAATGGCCACGTAGCGGTCGTAGGCCATGACAGCCAACAGGAAACACTCGGCTCCCAGCAGGGACACATAGAAGAATATCTGGGCCCCGCAGCCTGCCAGTGAGATAGAGTTCCTGCCAGACAGGTAGCTAAAGGCCATCCTGGGGACGGTGGTGCAGATGAGCATGAGGTCCATGAGGGAGAGCTGGCTGAGgaggaagtacatgggggtgtgaagCTGGGTGTCCAGGTGGATGAGGAGCACCATGGTGGAGTTCCCCATGACGGCCACTGTGAAGATGCCCAGGACCAGAGTGAAGAGGAAGGTGTGGGTGGGGCTGTGGTTGAAGATGCCCAGCAGGACGAAGACGGGGCTGGACGTCTGGTTTCCTGACTTCATCCTCAATAATTTGCCTTATCTGAAAATCCCAGGGAAGGCAGAAGCTTACCTATTCATTCAGCTTTCCAGTGCATGGTGCAGCAAGAACCTCTGTTGCACGGGGCATCTGAGGCAGGCAAGACCTTCTCAACAGCCTCCACCTGCCTCCCTTAATAGCATTGAGCCATGAGGCTCCTCATTTAACCTTAGAGAATGATTTCagtatgcattttctttattttacctaCAAGAGTCCTAAAGTTTCTAAAAGCTTACTCATGGGTACAGAGAGCATAGGAGGAACAATGATCACGCATCTCTGTTGCTGAAGGTCACCGTCATCCCTGATCCCAGGAAAGTTGGTACTGAATGTTTCCTTCACTGGTCTGCCTATGCCTGCAGTTATTGGTCTTCAGTGTAGAATCCTGGGTCTCATGTCTTCCTCTTACCACCCCACCTCCGCCACCCCCGCCCAGTGAAAGATTAGACCAGGTCAGTGATGCTCCCTGCTGGGGACCCCTGTGCACATTAACTCACAGAGCAGATGTGTTTTAACTCTCCTAGCTCAGATCAAGTCTTGGAGCCTGGTCTTATTCTATGAAGACGTCCATTAAAATATCACTGCATTGAAGAACATGACACTCACTTCTCCTTGGGGAATAGTTTTGCTTCTCCTAATTATGTGTATGTGGACCACAGCTGgagattttgttttttgcttgtACCTTATAAATGCATTTCCTCCCTATCATAAAATGTTACAAATTGAGTGGGATGCACATCTAGAGACAGAAAAGGAGCCCCCTCTGGTTTTGACAGCTTCACCGTGACATGCCAACCTGAGGAGTACGGGAGCTTGTTTTACATGCAGGGAGGGAGGTGAGCAGTACTTTCCCCAACCCAGCTCCCCAGGGACAGCATCCAGGGTGTGCTTGTGAGGGACAGAGGACCCTAAGGCACAAAGGATCAGACCACATGCTACACACTTGAGCTGCTTCTCATCCACCAAGTATCAAGAGGTGTTTTAGGTTGTTGAGGGCAGATGTGGCATGATATTGAATGGTTTTGCATTGAGATGATTTCCCAGATGTTGAATTTCAGGACtggatgataaaaaaaaaaatcaggaaataaataaacaatggaaAGAAAGAGTGTTGAAAGGGAAACTAACAATCAGATTTTTGTAAAATGCTACATCAGTTATTTTCTTCTAACCTCCATATTCTTACCATGCCTGTAAAATATCATAGTCcatagatatttctcaaattaattttatCCCAAATGATGTTTTCCAAAGCAAGACCCACTTTTATTTCTGTCTGATATATATCGCTGTCACCAAAATTCTTCTGAATTCCTGGGACTTCAAACTTGAAATAGTGACATCTTTATCATTATCttctacttatttaattttttaaatttacttttctagtaaagaaaaatttttgtgCTCCTTGATCATCAttgttttgtggtggtggtggtggtggtggtggtggtgatggggttgaacccagggccttttacatgcgaggcaagcactctaccaactgagctataccccagtccCTTGATCATTGTTTGTGATATTGAGTTATTCTATCAACTGACAAGGATAGCTGGGGGTGTTATCCTTGGTAAAGGAAATATTAATCAGGtaatagttttcaaatttgttctatAGAATCCAACTAAACTATAAAGAAATATAGTTATCTATGTTTTTCCTCTTAGAAATCTCTTTAACCTATGACAAGATGGAGATATataaagtttatttctatttaatatcaAAAAGCTATATTACTATTTTGTTCATCAACAAATATTCTGTTCTCCTTCCAAGGACAGGGCAAACTCCAAGTTACATATCAAAGATATGCACACTTTGCTCATCACAGCACTTTACTGGTGATgtgaaaattactttaaattccTTCTGATGTTGACATTTTCTCCAGAAAAGGTTCTAGTATATGTTAATATTCTAAATGAATTCTGTCAATTATAATCAATGGCAGAACTCATTTCAAAATATCaaactaaataataaagatcaTTTTGCTAGTTttaataatacttaaaaatacatGGCTTCCTTTTTTCACTGAACTGAAATGTAATGTCAATAGTCCAAGAAACAATTTCCATCCCCAGTTCTAACTTTTGGACATGGAAGCACAGCTTAAAAAAATGATGTATGCCAATAGTGAAACTGGAGAATAATTCCTCTGTGGGTCACACTGTGGGTCATATCTTTACCATCAagctttaataaacattttagtaaatcaaaataatttcacCGTTAAGAAGAACttgtctctttctcccttctccttcacCTTCAGCATGAAAGGGACAGTCAGGATTTCAGAGGAAACAGTGACATTCCCAGGATGTCATGAAAAGCTATCTACAATGCAAAGAATTTGCAGAATATGCTCAATAATTTTGACCATCAGGCCGAGGCGTGTTCACACTGTGGAATCCTTTATAATGCTCTGAACACATTTTCGTACACATCATCTCACTGTGGTGCATTCCTATGTTCACACAGCACATTTGGCTTATGCAGCCCCCGGAGCCTTCCTTGCCCTGCCTCCTCTCTCCAAAGCTCTCCCTCCTGTTTTCCTGAggtccccttctctcccttttctccccATCTCCTACATGTGAGAGATGACCTGGTCCTGTCTTCATGCTGTCCTATTCACATGTAGTGGCCAAGGCACAAACTCACCGACTAGCCCAGCTCTTTGATCTGGGGGAGGTGATCTCACTCTCTGCCCGTTGCTCAGCCTTCCCTTCTGTCTCTTCTAGAGAAAATTCTAAAGCAGCCTGAACTCAGTCTGTAGGACTTCCAGAGACCCACCCATCTAGGGGCATCCTGGACCTTAAATTCTGTGCCTTCTGGGAGCATTCAGTTCCTGGACTTTAACCACAGCTGGGCACGCCCTTGGAACATCTCCCAGGAAGCAATTTCCCTGGCGTCCCCAGACTCTAGTTAATCCTGCTGGTATTTGTCAAGCTTTATTTGCCATGAGGTTCAAAGGATGACTGCCTACTTCTCCTTCAAAAGTGAGCAGTGTTAATAATGAAGTTACATcatcacaaatttaaaagaaaacaaggctGGGATTAAAAGAGGGAATATTCATTTCAAAGTGAATGAGGCTGTCAGCCTGCCTTCTCAGTGGTGCTTACATTTCTACCTCTTCCCCAGGACTCCTCCTCAGAGACGGGCTGAAATATGCCTAAATAAACTAACAATATGTGTGCACCCCTCCAACAGTTCAAGTGGGTCCAAAGTCCTCATAAGGACTTCTGAGTGGCCCACCTTTTTATGATGTATCCTGTGGGATTTTCACTGAATTTACTTTTCTAACATTGAAAGAACCCAATCTTTCTGTCTTACCTCTCTTCACTCCGAAAGCTTTTATGTGCCTAAAACAATATcctttctaaaatgcaaagcccaaaaccattttttaacttgaaattatTCAGTGCCCTTTCACAAATTTCAATCCCAAACAGTAAAACTCCCTTACAATCAGTCCCCTGAACAGCGAATACAAGTAATTTCAGAgtttttatacccagcatgtaaggggaggggctcagaagttcacagtctgcagaagttcacacaaaagcagctttttcctTCATTGTTTTAGGCAAGTTAAtacttcaaggacaacacctgagaaaggGGAGAgctccttctcccctttctttcttcccctgccagctgttaccatggagcccaattggtatcttcttcttatcttaaaaaatgtatacatctctgtaaagcccagctcaaggccagaagcCTTGTtagcacatttctacaaactactatactggatacatttgtgaaaaattaTTAAGGGGGTGCCCAGcccctggagtgctggtatcttcctggccagtggccaagctAAACAggacaacaggaaaataggaaatttatccATATTGAACTTTTTCTCAGAGACTCTTTGGCTGACAGTCcccaaatcagccatggtgagaaTTCCTGGAGAAGCTCAGTAAAGACTTTTTCTGTGGAGagagggggtgccacttcaacaCAACTTTTGTGACCTGACTTTCGACAACTTGGCCTCA is a window encoding:
- the LOC113176647 gene encoding olfactory receptor 2M4; the encoded protein is MKSGNQTSSPVFVLLGIFNHSPTHTFLFTLVLGIFTVAVMGNSTMVLLIHLDTQLHTPMYFLLSQLSLMDLMLICTTVPRMAFSYLSGRNSISLAGCGAQIFFYVSLLGAECFLLAVMAYDRYVAICHPLRYSILMSQKLCVLMAVASWILGSLDGIIVLAAALSFSYCGSLEIHHFFCEVAGLLPLSCTDTSVFQRLMFVCCVVMLILPVSVIVTSYSRVLRAVLRMGSGESRHKAFTTCSSHLMVVGLYYGAAMFIYMRPASTHTAEQDKMVSAFYTILTPMLNPLIYSLRNREVSRGLRKLLRRGRLL